Proteins found in one Agaribacterium sp. ZY112 genomic segment:
- a CDS encoding nucleoid-associated protein, whose protein sequence is MALQTISAQSFSRLQPDSPALLSLHDDWAIDGRVDELFRELKQQLIKRSGKLYGRLSDDSARHPTAAWIKDWREGKQSFNSLCKKLMQQLKTEFDESESLFESFVIFAHEKLQNEELLYVFTVQHQSAHFLNNELALEPSLYLDSKSLGLSAKLNLSELESDEAHTDTPLILVRSRGEKEVSDHFSNTIGFSDKRDTSKETEVFLEVVNEFAEKLPPVEAAVTRKQVVDYCLEQDKVGKSVNISELSEEIEQGRKQVDSYQPGPRFSNFASQDPRVEQQEIIPDKSQLRNFVRISGRNEQMSMSFASSCLGEAVVYDAQSDSLIIKNIPTALKNRLIKHVSKSGEE, encoded by the coding sequence ATGGCCTTACAAACTATTTCCGCGCAAAGTTTCTCTCGTCTTCAACCTGACAGCCCCGCACTGCTGTCTCTTCATGATGACTGGGCCATTGATGGACGTGTTGATGAACTGTTTCGAGAGCTAAAACAGCAACTGATTAAGCGCAGCGGTAAATTATACGGCCGCTTAAGTGATGACAGTGCTCGACACCCGACAGCAGCATGGATCAAAGATTGGCGTGAAGGAAAACAGAGCTTTAACAGCCTCTGTAAAAAACTCATGCAACAACTCAAAACCGAGTTTGATGAGAGCGAGAGCCTCTTCGAAAGTTTTGTCATCTTTGCCCATGAAAAGCTGCAAAACGAAGAACTGCTTTACGTATTTACAGTACAGCACCAAAGCGCCCATTTTCTAAATAATGAACTTGCACTCGAACCAAGCCTTTATCTTGATAGCAAAAGCCTAGGCTTAAGCGCCAAGCTCAACCTGAGCGAGCTAGAAAGTGACGAAGCCCACACCGACACTCCTCTGATACTAGTTCGTTCGAGGGGAGAGAAAGAAGTAAGCGATCACTTTAGCAACACCATAGGCTTTAGCGATAAGCGTGATACCAGTAAAGAAACCGAAGTGTTTCTTGAAGTAGTGAATGAATTTGCAGAAAAGCTGCCGCCTGTTGAAGCCGCTGTAACCCGTAAGCAAGTCGTCGACTACTGCCTAGAGCAAGATAAAGTAGGCAAGTCCGTCAACATTAGCGAGCTCAGCGAAGAGATTGAACAAGGCCGCAAACAAGTCGATAGCTATCAACCTGGCCCGCGCTTTTCTAACTTTGCAAGCCAAGACCCACGCGTTGAGCAACAAGAGATCATTCCCGACAAAAGCCAGTTGCGAAATTTTGTCCGTATCAGTGGCCGCAATGAACAAATGAGCATGAGCTTTGCCTCAAGCTGCTTAGGCGAAGCCGTTGTTTACGATGCACAGAGCGATAGCCTGATCATTAAAAACATCCCTACGGCTTTAAAAAATCGCTTAATCAAACACGTCAGTAAGAGTGGCGAGGAATAA
- a CDS encoding Mu transposase C-terminal domain-containing protein: MFMPNDVYLWDEKRIRILWSNSQAVFWIDIDDPKALPQVESKVQFEHLLASTDLKLIDDPYEKISMTPPKPESKSEKIQERAWAAIKDAVYSEPEIYNRKNRGKLLEEAMLISGATKQTVYRWLRQYWQFGKCKNTLGGRYENSGAPGKARTFKDKRSGAPRTRALGEGIPVTNEIKALFRVCIEKCLLNQDQYEFEYAYNQLLIAYGIKLPCTPKKLINVPTERQFRYFYKREYTPLEVTKKREGEINYLKDFSPSLGTSTAEVPGPGYLYQIDATIADVYLVSEEDRSEIIGRPTLYFVVDVFSRGIAGMYIGLENASWVSAMESLGNTMADKVAYCAEFGIEITEEMWPIHGLPENIIGDKGEMLGRHVEVLSESFHVEIQNTPAYRADWKGVVERYFRTVQASMKPFVESYVTKKPIGKKRHGKDYRLDGTLTLKEFTKMMIKIVLHYLNDHEIRTYDIDSGVPLDLPRIPVELWNWGIQNRTGLLRRPNPELVKVNLLPHTKATITEHGLKLFGCYYSCSQALEWGWFEGNYRGPKTVTVAYDLYSTNQIYLRHTDSYSDFIPAQLTSRSRAYANITVWELWRAQDIRLDVAATSKLRKRSGAVNLTNELDKIKEESKQKQPSYTQKQKSQRRKGITENKRNERQRERNKKTAERTPNPQESSATVTPIHGAQPQKKSFKLPNLKNLLKED, translated from the coding sequence ATGTTCATGCCAAATGATGTCTATTTATGGGATGAAAAGCGAATTCGCATTTTATGGAGTAACAGCCAAGCGGTCTTTTGGATCGACATCGACGATCCAAAAGCGCTGCCTCAAGTGGAAAGTAAGGTGCAATTCGAACACCTACTCGCAAGTACTGACTTAAAGCTTATTGATGACCCCTATGAAAAAATAAGCATGACTCCACCAAAACCTGAGTCAAAGTCAGAGAAGATTCAGGAACGAGCATGGGCAGCAATCAAAGATGCTGTGTACTCAGAACCGGAAATCTACAATCGCAAGAATCGAGGCAAACTCTTAGAGGAAGCGATGCTTATATCCGGAGCAACCAAACAAACCGTGTATCGCTGGCTAAGGCAGTATTGGCAGTTCGGAAAATGTAAAAATACCCTTGGCGGACGGTACGAGAACTCTGGCGCCCCCGGTAAAGCAAGAACCTTCAAAGATAAACGAAGTGGAGCACCTAGAACCCGGGCTCTAGGGGAGGGAATACCGGTCACCAATGAAATAAAAGCACTATTCAGAGTTTGTATCGAAAAGTGCCTTCTCAACCAAGACCAATACGAATTTGAATACGCCTACAATCAACTACTGATTGCATATGGGATAAAACTCCCCTGTACACCAAAAAAGTTGATCAACGTTCCAACCGAGCGACAATTTAGATACTTCTACAAGCGAGAGTACACACCACTTGAGGTAACTAAAAAAAGAGAAGGTGAGATTAACTACTTAAAAGACTTCAGCCCCAGCCTTGGCACGTCAACAGCTGAAGTTCCTGGTCCCGGTTATCTCTATCAAATCGATGCCACCATTGCTGATGTTTATCTCGTTTCAGAAGAAGATCGCTCTGAAATCATAGGCCGACCAACCTTGTACTTTGTTGTAGACGTCTTTAGTCGGGGCATAGCTGGAATGTACATTGGCCTAGAAAACGCCTCTTGGGTAAGCGCTATGGAATCATTAGGCAACACCATGGCCGATAAAGTCGCGTACTGTGCTGAATTCGGAATAGAAATCACAGAAGAAATGTGGCCAATACATGGACTTCCTGAAAATATTATCGGCGATAAGGGTGAAATGCTTGGCCGCCACGTAGAAGTTTTAAGCGAATCGTTTCACGTAGAAATTCAAAATACACCAGCGTACAGAGCAGATTGGAAAGGTGTGGTCGAACGCTACTTTAGAACTGTACAAGCATCCATGAAACCCTTCGTCGAGAGCTATGTAACTAAAAAGCCAATTGGTAAAAAGCGCCATGGAAAGGACTACCGACTAGACGGAACACTAACCCTAAAAGAATTCACCAAGATGATGATAAAAATTGTCTTGCACTACCTTAACGACCATGAGATCCGCACTTATGATATTGACTCTGGCGTACCATTGGATTTACCCAGAATCCCTGTAGAGCTTTGGAATTGGGGAATACAAAATAGAACCGGCCTATTACGAAGACCCAACCCTGAATTAGTTAAGGTAAATTTATTACCTCACACCAAGGCTACTATCACCGAACATGGACTCAAATTATTTGGCTGTTACTACAGTTGTTCACAGGCTTTAGAGTGGGGCTGGTTTGAAGGTAACTACCGAGGCCCAAAAACAGTAACCGTCGCTTACGACCTTTATAGTACCAACCAAATTTACTTGAGGCACACCGACTCCTATTCCGACTTCATTCCAGCACAATTAACTTCACGAAGTCGCGCGTATGCCAATATCACGGTATGGGAGTTATGGCGCGCGCAAGATATACGCTTGGACGTTGCTGCAACTTCAAAACTCCGAAAACGCTCTGGGGCAGTAAACCTGACTAACGAGCTAGATAAAATTAAAGAGGAGTCAAAGCAAAAACAGCCGAGCTACACCCAAAAGCAAAAGTCACAGCGCAGAAAGGGAATTACAGAGAATAAGAGAAATGAAAGGCAGCGTGAACGTAACAAGAAAACCGCAGAGCGCACACCTAATCCTCAAGAATCTTCAGCAACAGTAACGCCAATACACGGAGCCCAGCCCCAGAAAAAAAGCTTCAAATTGCCTAATCTTAAAAACCTGCTGAAAGAGGACTAG
- a CDS encoding DeoR/GlpR family DNA-binding transcription regulator, protein MHKRNTKQRRHQIIEYVNELGEITVEQLVKHFHCSAVTIRKDLAVLEDAGLLLRRFGGAKALPHESTSAHLDNGSCEHKQAIAQVAASLIKPNSRIIIDSGATCSALLPYLDQVSGLVIMTNSLSTASQLRELENEATILMSGGTWDQRSESFQGQQAEHMLRQYNFDLLFIGADGLDPKRGTTTYNEFTGLSRCMADVSEKVIVLAEAEKSHRKIPNLELSWDQVDILITDAGLSPEQQQQITKQGSQVLIATEESLCVE, encoded by the coding sequence ATGCATAAACGAAATACTAAGCAGCGCCGCCACCAAATCATCGAGTACGTCAATGAACTCGGTGAAATAACCGTGGAACAACTTGTCAAACACTTCCATTGCTCTGCTGTCACCATTCGTAAAGATCTTGCAGTACTGGAAGACGCAGGTTTACTGCTGCGCCGCTTTGGCGGAGCAAAAGCATTGCCACATGAGTCCACAAGCGCACACCTCGATAACGGAAGTTGCGAACATAAACAAGCGATCGCCCAAGTAGCAGCTAGTTTAATAAAGCCTAATAGCCGCATCATTATTGATAGTGGTGCCACTTGCAGCGCTTTATTACCCTACTTAGACCAAGTATCAGGGCTCGTGATTATGACCAATAGCTTATCGACCGCCTCACAACTAAGGGAACTTGAGAACGAAGCGACGATCTTAATGAGCGGCGGAACCTGGGACCAACGCTCAGAAAGCTTTCAGGGTCAGCAAGCAGAACACATGCTGAGGCAGTACAACTTTGACTTGTTATTTATAGGAGCAGACGGCCTCGACCCAAAACGTGGCACCACTACCTATAACGAATTTACCGGCTTAAGCCGCTGCATGGCCGACGTGAGCGAAAAAGTGATCGTTCTAGCTGAAGCAGAGAAAAGCCATAGAAAAATACCTAATTTAGAACTTAGCTGGGATCAGGTTGACATACTCATCACCGATGCCGGACTAAGTCCAGAGCAACAACAACAAATTACTAAGCAGGGCAGCCAAGTGCTGATTGCAACAGAGGAATCATTATGTGTGGAATAG
- the glmS gene encoding glutamine--fructose-6-phosphate transaminase (isomerizing) yields MCGIVGGVAQRDVAEILIEGLRRLEYRGYDSAGLAVINNGEIERLRRLGKVKELEQAYQSSEIRGGTGIAHTRWATHGEPSEINAHPHMSGEHLALVHNGIIENHTCLRRELQEQGYHFNSDTDTEVIAHLIDLKLQDSESLVEATQKAVKELEGAYGTVVFDSNDSDRIVVARSGSPLVIGLGIGENFVASDQLALLPVTRRFIFLEEGDVAEITRRSVTIFNEDGLEVKRDVHESDVDYDAGDKGPYRHYMLKEIYEQAQAVNDTLEGRLNNNGVQIQSFGANAENLLAEIQNVQIVACGTSYHSGMVARYWIEAMCGIPCQVEIASEFRYRQSVTPANSLLITISQSGETADTLAALRKAKEEPGFLASLAICNVAGSSLVRESDLAFLTRAGTEIGVASTKAFTTQLVAFAMLVCAIRQAKGQSDCSHLRRDLEQLPSLIEQSLKLDTEIETLAEEFAEKHHALFLGRGDQYPIAMEGALKLKEISYIHAEAYAAGELKHGPLALIDADMPIIVVAPNNELLEKLHSNVEEVRARGGVLYVFADEDTEFQSDDTMRVINVPSANNWLSPIIYTLPLQLLSYYVAIIKGTDVDQPRNLAKSVTVE; encoded by the coding sequence ATGTGTGGAATAGTTGGCGGTGTTGCCCAACGCGATGTAGCTGAAATCCTTATTGAAGGTTTACGTCGTTTAGAATATCGCGGTTATGACAGCGCCGGTTTAGCCGTAATAAACAACGGAGAAATCGAGCGATTACGTCGCCTAGGTAAAGTTAAAGAGCTAGAGCAAGCCTATCAATCATCTGAGATACGTGGCGGTACAGGTATTGCCCATACACGCTGGGCAACTCATGGCGAACCCAGTGAAATAAATGCACACCCCCATATGAGTGGCGAGCACCTAGCGTTAGTACACAACGGTATTATTGAAAACCACACATGCTTAAGACGAGAATTACAGGAACAGGGTTACCACTTTAACTCCGATACAGATACGGAGGTCATTGCTCACTTAATTGACTTAAAACTTCAAGATTCCGAAAGCTTAGTGGAAGCCACGCAAAAAGCCGTTAAAGAACTTGAAGGTGCTTATGGCACAGTTGTTTTTGACAGTAATGATTCAGATAGAATTGTTGTTGCCCGATCTGGCAGCCCACTTGTCATTGGTTTGGGCATAGGTGAAAACTTTGTCGCCTCGGATCAACTGGCCCTCTTACCTGTTACACGCCGCTTTATTTTCCTAGAAGAAGGCGATGTTGCCGAAATTACTCGACGCAGCGTCACCATTTTTAATGAAGATGGCCTTGAAGTGAAACGAGACGTTCACGAAAGTGACGTTGACTATGACGCCGGAGACAAGGGCCCCTATCGTCACTACATGCTCAAAGAAATCTATGAGCAAGCCCAAGCTGTTAATGACACCTTAGAAGGCCGCTTAAATAATAACGGCGTTCAGATACAGAGTTTCGGTGCTAATGCAGAGAATTTATTAGCGGAAATACAAAACGTACAAATTGTCGCCTGTGGTACCAGTTACCACAGCGGTATGGTTGCACGTTATTGGATAGAGGCCATGTGTGGCATCCCTTGCCAAGTTGAAATAGCATCAGAATTTCGCTATCGCCAAAGTGTTACCCCTGCAAACTCGCTACTTATCACCATTAGCCAAAGTGGAGAAACAGCAGATACCCTCGCAGCACTTAGAAAAGCTAAAGAAGAACCCGGTTTTTTAGCCTCACTCGCTATTTGTAACGTCGCCGGATCCTCACTGGTTCGCGAAAGTGATCTCGCATTTTTGACTCGCGCGGGTACAGAAATTGGAGTCGCCTCGACCAAAGCCTTCACCACCCAGCTAGTTGCGTTTGCCATGTTAGTGTGTGCCATTCGACAAGCCAAAGGTCAAAGCGATTGCAGCCACCTGCGCCGCGATTTAGAACAGCTGCCCTCCCTTATTGAGCAAAGCCTAAAACTTGATACCGAGATTGAAACCCTTGCCGAAGAATTTGCGGAAAAGCATCACGCTTTATTTCTCGGCCGTGGCGATCAATATCCGATCGCAATGGAGGGTGCATTAAAATTAAAAGAGATCAGCTACATTCACGCAGAAGCCTATGCCGCCGGTGAACTTAAACACGGACCACTCGCCTTAATTGATGCTGATATGCCAATTATTGTGGTTGCCCCCAATAACGAACTGTTAGAAAAACTTCACAGCAATGTCGAAGAAGTTCGAGCTCGTGGCGGCGTTCTCTATGTCTTTGCCGATGAAGATACCGAGTTTCAAAGCGACGACACGATGCGTGTCATCAACGTACCTAGTGCCAACAATTGGTTAAGCCCTATTATTTATACCCTGCCCTTACAGTTACTAAGTTATTATGTTGCGATTATTAAAGGTACGGATGTCGATCAACCGAGAAACCTCGCTAAGAGCGTTACGGTTGAATAA
- a CDS encoding TnsD family Tn7-like transposition protein — MLGYFPTPYPDELLYSMVARYALHTGLKTNHRAVVREVFSSPTATAIPDLPSHLEALTQNLQAIWAVDACELIRSYTLAPIYLPFLSNTQAGKITEAMCSNRGNSIHTRTGIAASAIKQVELFRFCPTCLKEQLSTLGEAYWLRQHQLPGLDYCKAHSCLLKQSEVPFHPKERHCFYSATSTLITAPSEHLQLSKLEQQIYLRYTELLTLGSLRGLGTNRWTLFYRELASQHDLIQKSRVQHIELYERIRSLWTGSVFAPHFENHHDQHWLVDIFRKHRKSFHPLRHLLVITSLIPGTPIQQIVEEVAKLPVEGAQGRPVTIKKTRDINDSSKYRKVWLSLIEKNPKLGVKALRAKQHGGATYSWLYRNDRRWLEHHKPQKRQNLNKRFVCDYNSWDKENAHLLEVVFAKLMTEPQRKRITKAQLINSLPRASSIEKHLKDLPLTSNWLEQHAESVEEHQLYRLRYAYKVIKGQHQQIKRWRLLRLANIRKELLTPTIETEILQLQTKGLS, encoded by the coding sequence ATGCTGGGCTATTTTCCTACGCCCTATCCAGACGAACTGCTTTACAGCATGGTGGCACGCTATGCGCTGCACACTGGCCTTAAGACAAATCACAGAGCCGTTGTACGAGAGGTATTCTCCTCCCCAACGGCAACGGCCATCCCTGATTTACCCAGCCATTTAGAGGCCCTAACACAAAACCTTCAAGCTATATGGGCAGTCGATGCTTGCGAACTTATTCGCTCCTACACCCTAGCCCCAATATATTTACCATTCCTATCAAACACGCAGGCAGGAAAGATAACGGAAGCTATGTGCTCCAACCGGGGCAATAGCATTCATACCCGCACAGGCATCGCTGCCAGCGCTATAAAGCAAGTCGAATTGTTTCGTTTTTGCCCAACATGTCTGAAAGAACAATTATCAACCCTCGGGGAGGCCTACTGGCTAAGACAACACCAATTGCCCGGATTAGACTACTGTAAAGCTCACTCATGTCTTCTCAAACAGTCAGAAGTACCTTTTCACCCTAAAGAGAGGCACTGTTTTTACTCTGCCACCTCAACTTTAATCACCGCACCCAGCGAGCACTTACAGCTCAGCAAGCTTGAACAACAGATTTATCTCCGATACACAGAATTACTCACTCTGGGAAGCCTAAGAGGACTAGGGACGAATCGCTGGACATTGTTCTACCGAGAACTGGCAAGCCAACACGACCTAATACAAAAAAGTAGGGTTCAACATATTGAGCTCTATGAAAGGATAAGATCTTTATGGACCGGCTCTGTTTTCGCCCCCCACTTTGAAAACCACCACGATCAACATTGGCTTGTTGATATCTTCCGTAAACACCGAAAATCGTTTCATCCACTAAGACATTTACTAGTAATAACATCATTAATCCCAGGCACTCCCATTCAGCAAATAGTCGAAGAGGTAGCCAAGCTTCCAGTGGAAGGAGCGCAAGGGCGCCCCGTCACCATAAAAAAAACAAGAGATATAAACGACTCTAGCAAGTACAGAAAGGTCTGGCTTAGCCTGATAGAGAAGAACCCAAAACTAGGAGTAAAGGCACTAAGAGCCAAACAACATGGAGGCGCAACCTACTCTTGGCTGTACCGAAATGACCGTCGCTGGCTAGAACATCACAAACCCCAAAAGAGGCAAAACTTAAATAAGCGCTTTGTCTGCGATTACAATTCTTGGGACAAAGAAAACGCACACCTTCTAGAAGTTGTGTTTGCAAAGCTTATGACCGAACCACAACGTAAACGTATAACCAAAGCACAGCTCATCAATTCCTTGCCCCGAGCCAGTTCAATCGAAAAGCATCTAAAAGACCTTCCTTTAACCTCAAACTGGTTAGAGCAGCATGCCGAGTCTGTTGAAGAGCATCAGCTTTACCGTTTACGCTATGCCTACAAAGTAATCAAAGGCCAGCATCAACAAATCAAGCGCTGGCGCCTACTCAGATTGGCAAACATTCGGAAGGAGTTGCTAACACCAACTATTGAAACCGAGATACTTCAACTACAAACAAAAGGCCTATCATAG
- a CDS encoding ATP-binding protein, whose product MADSKPNAFPEAKYKDQGLPEYTENPLISALPKIMSPAQAAMALGKKPTYQQEELNLPNHIRAHAINRLTREFFVPQTTHIVIEQKLSKLIRCSYLNRNPNKATFKRKLNSIRGLIQEKDLTAYVHDEVDSPASSMTIAGISGAGKSTTTNIVLNTYPRVIYHPDLHMIQVPWLKVDCPHDGSLSDFCLSFFIALGRRLNINYRDMYASGRPTISKMMADVADLCLIHAIGLIVIDEFQHMSLAKSGGEKKMINFLVTLVNVVEVSVVLIGTPKALRLFSNEFRQARRASGDGSVVWDRLKKDESWEDFLEELWPFQWLKNIVERDEQLTNKLYELSQGVPDIVVKLFCLAQSRAILLADSPVEETLSPGLLDQVFEDEFSIVKPMIEALRSGNKRKIEDCNDLVFPKFESDMINAVNQLVAKPIEKPSQVELGDPVGTNIANSAIKAIVAMGIAEDIAKPLVSDALTKDPKLTLIQIIQIATTALTQSEETPSTKSNAKPVYTNRKNWSQLADDDLRKMHASKSGSMYEEIQGKGISYPVNELLAG is encoded by the coding sequence ATGGCTGACTCAAAACCCAACGCCTTCCCAGAAGCAAAATATAAAGATCAAGGCTTACCTGAATATACTGAAAACCCTTTAATTTCCGCCCTGCCAAAAATAATGAGCCCTGCTCAAGCGGCCATGGCTCTTGGGAAAAAGCCTACCTACCAGCAGGAGGAACTCAACCTACCAAACCACATTAGAGCGCATGCCATCAACCGACTTACTCGAGAGTTTTTTGTACCTCAGACAACACACATTGTCATTGAGCAGAAGCTATCCAAGCTAATTCGTTGCAGTTATCTAAATAGAAACCCAAATAAAGCAACGTTCAAACGAAAACTTAATTCTATTCGGGGCTTAATCCAGGAAAAAGACCTAACAGCCTACGTTCATGACGAAGTCGACTCTCCAGCATCCTCAATGACTATTGCAGGAATCTCCGGCGCGGGTAAGTCCACTACAACTAATATCGTTCTGAATACCTACCCAAGAGTTATTTATCACCCCGACCTTCACATGATTCAGGTCCCTTGGTTGAAAGTGGATTGCCCTCACGACGGCTCTCTATCCGATTTTTGCTTAAGCTTTTTTATAGCACTAGGGCGCCGCCTAAACATCAACTACCGGGATATGTACGCATCAGGCCGACCAACCATCTCCAAAATGATGGCCGACGTAGCCGACCTATGTCTAATACACGCAATTGGCCTTATTGTTATTGATGAGTTTCAGCATATGAGCCTTGCTAAGAGTGGTGGCGAGAAGAAAATGATTAATTTTCTAGTAACGCTAGTGAACGTCGTTGAGGTATCGGTTGTCTTAATTGGGACACCTAAAGCCCTGAGACTGTTTTCAAACGAATTTAGACAAGCTCGCCGCGCTAGTGGAGATGGCAGCGTCGTTTGGGACCGACTAAAGAAAGATGAAAGCTGGGAAGACTTTCTAGAAGAGCTTTGGCCGTTCCAATGGCTAAAGAACATAGTTGAGCGCGATGAACAGCTAACCAATAAACTATACGAACTAAGCCAAGGCGTCCCTGATATTGTTGTTAAGCTTTTTTGCCTCGCTCAATCAAGAGCGATCCTATTGGCTGATTCTCCGGTGGAAGAGACACTATCACCGGGGCTACTAGATCAAGTATTTGAAGATGAATTTTCAATTGTAAAACCGATGATTGAAGCTCTTCGCTCAGGAAACAAGCGAAAAATTGAAGACTGCAATGACTTGGTTTTCCCCAAGTTTGAAAGCGATATGATCAATGCGGTCAACCAGCTCGTAGCAAAGCCAATAGAAAAGCCATCTCAAGTTGAGCTCGGAGACCCTGTTGGAACAAATATAGCCAACTCCGCTATTAAGGCGATTGTAGCCATGGGAATTGCTGAAGACATTGCCAAGCCACTTGTCTCTGACGCCCTCACTAAAGACCCCAAGCTCACCCTAATTCAGATCATTCAAATAGCCACTACAGCACTTACACAGTCAGAAGAAACACCAAGCACTAAGAGTAATGCTAAGCCAGTTTATACCAACCGCAAAAACTGGAGTCAGCTCGCAGATGACGACCTAAGGAAGATGCACGCATCTAAGTCCGGTTCGATGTATGAAGAGATACAAGGGAAAGGTATCAGCTACCCTGTGAACGAGCTGCTAGCAGGATAA
- a CDS encoding TnsA endonuclease N-terminal domain-containing protein yields the protein MRQRSSFLNPQPREIKGLLEPAIIKRLEKEKRGDGFGRDYKPFLTVRDVPSKGRIHRRPSLTHNRVVHLLSDLELAAFLLFDWNHTVTDIREQFPLNPESTINIAKRLGIKHPTHKAILQIMTTDLLVDFEINGQHSCQAISVKYTQDLEDERTIEKQELERRFWENEGVEWFIFTEHEVPRITVQNIRWLAPHMHSYELDAESLRTVFKDIVKTLDAQPEEKLPPLLTELDSRLKLKPGTNLKYFRHLSAQNAFLWDIHNQPHTKLKAKHISPSDYWLNEDIEYVHAK from the coding sequence ATGCGGCAAAGATCCTCATTCCTCAATCCTCAACCCCGTGAAATAAAAGGGCTTCTCGAGCCAGCTATCATCAAGCGGCTGGAGAAGGAGAAGCGCGGCGATGGCTTTGGCAGAGACTACAAACCCTTCCTAACCGTCAGAGACGTCCCCAGCAAAGGCCGTATTCACCGGAGGCCCTCCCTAACTCACAATCGTGTAGTCCATCTCCTCTCTGACCTAGAACTCGCAGCCTTCCTCCTCTTCGACTGGAATCACACCGTCACCGACATTCGTGAGCAGTTCCCACTAAACCCAGAATCAACCATCAACATAGCTAAGCGCCTTGGTATCAAGCACCCCACCCACAAGGCCATCCTCCAGATAATGACAACAGACCTGCTCGTCGATTTTGAAATAAACGGCCAGCACTCCTGCCAAGCAATATCCGTAAAATATACCCAAGACCTTGAGGACGAAAGAACCATCGAAAAGCAGGAGCTGGAGCGACGCTTTTGGGAAAACGAAGGCGTGGAATGGTTCATATTTACCGAGCATGAGGTGCCACGTATTACGGTACAAAACATACGATGGCTTGCCCCCCATATGCATAGCTATGAACTCGACGCCGAATCCCTTAGAACTGTATTTAAAGATATCGTTAAGACGCTGGACGCTCAGCCAGAAGAAAAACTCCCTCCACTTTTAACCGAGCTCGATTCCAGACTAAAGCTCAAACCGGGAACAAACCTGAAGTATTTCCGGCACTTATCCGCTCAAAATGCCTTTCTATGGGACATCCATAATCAACCCCATACAAAGCTAAAGGCCAAGCACATCAGTCCATCAGACTACTGGCTCAATGAGGATATCGAATATGTTCATGCCAAATGA